The following is a genomic window from Azotosporobacter soli.
CCTATCAAATATCATTAATGAACTCTTTCCTTTTAGATACCCCACAAAACTTGACACGCTTATTTTCGGCGGTATGCTTACCAACATGTGAACGTGATCCGGGCAAGCACTTGCTTCTATAATTTCAACACCTTTATGTTCGCATAGCTTTCTCAGTATAACTCCGATATCACTTTTTATTTTCCCATATATGATTTGTCTTCTGTATTTCGGTGCGAAAACTATATGGTATTTGCATTTCCATTTTGTGTGTGCTAAACTGCTGTTATCCATTTTGGATACTCCTCCTTTGTTAGTTTATGCGGTCGGCAAACCTGCATTTATTCTAGCAAAGGAGGCTTTTCTTTTCTACTTATAGCTATAAGCTTTCCGGAACCACACGCCTAGCGCGTGGTTTTCTTTATACAAAAAAAGACGCCTTTGTCCCGTATACGGCACAAAGGCGTCAAGCTT
Proteins encoded in this region:
- the tnpA gene encoding IS200/IS605 family transposase, which produces MDNSSLAHTKWKCKYHIVFAPKYRRQIIYGKIKSDIGVILRKLCEHKGVEIIEASACPDHVHMLVSIPPKISVSSFVGYLKGKSSLMIFDRHANLKYRYGNRQFWCKGYYVDTVGRNKKAIEEYIKNQLKDDVIAEQLTLKELVDPFTGEPAKKSK